In one window of Drosophila mauritiana strain mau12 chromosome X, ASM438214v1, whole genome shotgun sequence DNA:
- the LOC117146830 gene encoding dynein light chain 1, cytoplasmic — MSDRKAVIKNADMSEEMQQDAVDCATQALEKYNIEKDIAAYIKKEFDKKYNPTWHCIVGRNFGSYVTHETRHFIYFYLGQVAILLFKSG; from the exons ATGTCTGATCGCAAGGCCGTGATTAAGAATGCCGACATGAGCGAGGAGATGCAGCAGGATGCCGTCGATTGTGCGACACAGGCCCTCGAGAAGTACAACATTGAAAAG GACATTGCGGCCTACATCAAGAAGGAGTTCGACAAAAAATACAATCCCACATGGCATTGCATTGTCGGTCGCAACTTTGGATCGTATGTCACCCACGAGACGCGCCATTTTATTTACTTCTATTTGGGCCAGGTGGCCATTCTACTGTTTAAGAGCGGTTAA
- the LOC117146829 gene encoding probable serine/threonine-protein kinase fhkB yields MEMQQLPRQQQQQQGQQSHFGASEDEDLEQKQQQPHNQPQQPHQPRRQYHQHQQERQQQTLQPPEEHLKDAEMMTDRTSEKQQQQENYQQKQSEDTDKQLTNDQDVDDGENDQEEVEDEDEDEDDDDGTIVEDSDATSCSSCRRAELEDNQQEQPPTSSPQKDREHVT; encoded by the coding sequence ATGGAGATGCAGCAGCTGCcccgccagcagcaacaacagcaggggcagcagtcGCATTTCGGAGCATCAGAGGATGAGGACTTAgagcagaaacagcaacaaccacatAACCAGCCACAACAACCACACCAACCGCGGCGCCAATATCATCAACACCAACAAGAACGACAGCAGCAAACCCTACAACCACCAGAAGAACATCTCAAGGATGCGGAAATGATGACCGATAGGACAAGCgagaagcaacagcagcaagaaAACTACCAGCAAAAACAATCAGAAGATACGGATAAACAACTAACCAACGATCAAGACGTAGACGATGGGGAGAATGACCAGGAGGAAGTTGAAGATGAGGACGAAGACGAGGACGATGATGATGGCACCATTGTGGAGGACAGCGATGCCACCAGCTGCAGCAGTTGTCGACGAGCCGAACTAGAGGATAATCAGCAAGAACAGCCGCCGACGTCATCTCCCCAAAAGGATCGGGAACACGTCACATAG
- the LOC117147768 gene encoding pyruvate dehydrogenase E1 component subunit alpha, mitochondrial isoform X1: MLRTLSRVSELPIIVKQLQKRCHNNNNNIISGCRILSNNNNNSIDIIRNGRYSSSFFGLFQNAAQAGVSKTNNYATEATVQVNRPFKLHRLDEGPATEVKLTKDQALKYYTQMQTIRRLETAAGNLYKEKIIRGFCHLYSGQEACAVGMKAAMRDVDNIISAYRVHGWTYLMGVSPSGVLAELTGVQGGCARGKGGSMHMYAPNFYGGNGIVGAQVPLGAGVGLACKYKGNGGMCLALYGDGAANQGQVFEAYNMAYLWKLPVIFVCENNNYGMGTSSERASCNTDYYTRGDALPGIWVDGMDVLAVRSATEFAINYVNTHGPLVMETNTYRYSGHSMSDPGTSYRTREEIQEVRQKRDPITSFKELCIELGLITTDEVKAIDLKVRKEVDEATAFAKSDAELGVSHLWTDVYSNNLEPKLRGTIAYDIDHIQERKGVNH; the protein is encoded by the exons ATGTTGCGTACTCTGTCACGCGTTAGCGAATTGCCCATTATTGTTAAGCAACTGCAAAAA CGTTgccataacaacaacaacaacatcatcaGCGGATGTCGGATActtagcaacaacaacaacaacagcatcgATATCATCAGGAATGGGAGATATTCATCGTCGTTTTTCGGTTTATTCCAGAATGCAGCCCAAGCAGGTGTTTCGAAAACCAACAATTATGCCACGGAGGCCACCGTTCAAGTGAATCGG CCCTTCAAGCTGCATCGTCTGGACGAAGGACCCGCCACGGAAGTGAAGCTAACCAAGGATCAGGCCCTCAAGTACTACACACAGATGCAGACGATCCGTCGGTTGGAGACGGCCGCCGGTAATCTGTACAAGGAGAAGATCATCCGCGGCTTCTGTCATCTGTATTCCGGCCAGGAGGCATGCGCCGTTGGCATGAAGGCGGCGATGCGGGATGTGGACAACATCATATCGGCGTACCGTGTCCACGGATGGACCTACCTGATGGGCGTCTCACCCAGCGGTGTACTGGCTGAGCTCACCGGTGTCCAGGGCGGCTGTGCCCGCGGCAAGGGTGGCTCCATGCACATGTACGCACCGAACTTCTACGGAGGCAACGGCATCGTAGGTGCCCAAGTTCCATTGGGCGCCGGCGTTGGCTTGGCCTGCAAGTACAAGGGCAATGGCGGCATGTGCCTGGCCCTCTACGGTGATGGTGCCGCCAATCAGGGACAGGTGTTCGAGGCCTACAACATGGCCTACCTGTGGAAACTGCCTGTGATCTTTGTCTGCGAGAACAACAACTACG GAATGGGCACCAGTTCTGAGCGGGCTTCCTGCAACACTGATTACTATACCCGCGGCGACGCCCTGCCCGGAATCTGGGTGGACGGCATGGATGTGCTGGCCGTGCGCAGCGCCACCGAGTTCGCCATCAACTATGTGAACACCCACGGACCTTTGGTGATGGAGACGAACACGTACCGGTACTCTGGACACTCCATGTCCGATCCGGGCACATCGTACCGCACACGCGAGGAGATCCAGGAGGTGCGCCAGAAGCGTGATCCCATCACCTCCTTCAAGGAGCTGTGCATCGAGCTGGGTCTGATCACCACCGATGAAGTCAAG GCCATCGATCTGAAGGTACGCAAGGAGGTCGACGAGGCCACCGCCTTCGCCAAGTCCGACGCCGAGCTGGGCGTCAGCCACCTCTGGACGGACGTGTACTCCAACAATCTGGAGCCCAAGCTGCGCGGCACCATCGCCTACGATATTGATCACATCCAGGAGCGCAAGGGCGTCAATCACTAA
- the LOC117147768 gene encoding pyruvate dehydrogenase E1 component subunit alpha, mitochondrial isoform X2 has product MLRTLSRVSELPIIVKQLQKNAAQAGVSKTNNYATEATVQVNRPFKLHRLDEGPATEVKLTKDQALKYYTQMQTIRRLETAAGNLYKEKIIRGFCHLYSGQEACAVGMKAAMRDVDNIISAYRVHGWTYLMGVSPSGVLAELTGVQGGCARGKGGSMHMYAPNFYGGNGIVGAQVPLGAGVGLACKYKGNGGMCLALYGDGAANQGQVFEAYNMAYLWKLPVIFVCENNNYGMGTSSERASCNTDYYTRGDALPGIWVDGMDVLAVRSATEFAINYVNTHGPLVMETNTYRYSGHSMSDPGTSYRTREEIQEVRQKRDPITSFKELCIELGLITTDEVKAIDLKVRKEVDEATAFAKSDAELGVSHLWTDVYSNNLEPKLRGTIAYDIDHIQERKGVNH; this is encoded by the exons ATGTTGCGTACTCTGTCACGCGTTAGCGAATTGCCCATTATTGTTAAGCAACTGCAAAAA AATGCAGCCCAAGCAGGTGTTTCGAAAACCAACAATTATGCCACGGAGGCCACCGTTCAAGTGAATCGG CCCTTCAAGCTGCATCGTCTGGACGAAGGACCCGCCACGGAAGTGAAGCTAACCAAGGATCAGGCCCTCAAGTACTACACACAGATGCAGACGATCCGTCGGTTGGAGACGGCCGCCGGTAATCTGTACAAGGAGAAGATCATCCGCGGCTTCTGTCATCTGTATTCCGGCCAGGAGGCATGCGCCGTTGGCATGAAGGCGGCGATGCGGGATGTGGACAACATCATATCGGCGTACCGTGTCCACGGATGGACCTACCTGATGGGCGTCTCACCCAGCGGTGTACTGGCTGAGCTCACCGGTGTCCAGGGCGGCTGTGCCCGCGGCAAGGGTGGCTCCATGCACATGTACGCACCGAACTTCTACGGAGGCAACGGCATCGTAGGTGCCCAAGTTCCATTGGGCGCCGGCGTTGGCTTGGCCTGCAAGTACAAGGGCAATGGCGGCATGTGCCTGGCCCTCTACGGTGATGGTGCCGCCAATCAGGGACAGGTGTTCGAGGCCTACAACATGGCCTACCTGTGGAAACTGCCTGTGATCTTTGTCTGCGAGAACAACAACTACG GAATGGGCACCAGTTCTGAGCGGGCTTCCTGCAACACTGATTACTATACCCGCGGCGACGCCCTGCCCGGAATCTGGGTGGACGGCATGGATGTGCTGGCCGTGCGCAGCGCCACCGAGTTCGCCATCAACTATGTGAACACCCACGGACCTTTGGTGATGGAGACGAACACGTACCGGTACTCTGGACACTCCATGTCCGATCCGGGCACATCGTACCGCACACGCGAGGAGATCCAGGAGGTGCGCCAGAAGCGTGATCCCATCACCTCCTTCAAGGAGCTGTGCATCGAGCTGGGTCTGATCACCACCGATGAAGTCAAG GCCATCGATCTGAAGGTACGCAAGGAGGTCGACGAGGCCACCGCCTTCGCCAAGTCCGACGCCGAGCTGGGCGTCAGCCACCTCTGGACGGACGTGTACTCCAACAATCTGGAGCCCAAGCTGCGCGGCACCATCGCCTACGATATTGATCACATCCAGGAGCGCAAGGGCGTCAATCACTAA
- the LOC117148438 gene encoding probable pyruvate dehydrogenase E1 component subunit alpha, mitochondrial: protein MMKFSCVRVAMRCSGAGSILERNILCRIMGRHKCSCLTLENTFKCYDLENGPTMDVELSREDALTMYTQMLELRRFETVAGNYYKERKIRGFCHLYNGQEAVAVGMKQRLRSCDSVITAYRCHAWTYLMGVSLYEIMAELFGVRTGCSRGKGGSMHMYSDKFYGGNGIVGAQVPLGAGIGLAHSYRKDNGVSVVLYGDGAANQGQIFESFNMAKLWCLPCIFVCENNHYGMGTHAKRASAMTEFYMRGQYIPGLWVDGNQVLAVRSATQFAVEHALKHGPIVLEMSTYRYVGHSMSDPGTSYRSREEVQATREKRDPITSFRSQIIALCLADEEELKALDDKTRKQVDSTCKKATTDREVELDELHTDIYAKNVDGKIRGVSGFHLEHIKLAEVCFGKPKKTPASEINDVPVGAEIDVAKAKERLAKQDAKKAKEAKGGNKKSADAKQPKGEGDDGDKKAKPAAQPPTKAPPAPKK, encoded by the exons ATGATGAAGTTCAGTTGTGTTCGCGTGGCGATGAGATGCAGTGGAGCCGGCTCCATCCTCGAGCGAAATATCCTCTGCAGGATCATGGGGCGCCACAAATGTAGCTGTTTGACCCTGGAGAAC ACGTTCAAGTGCTACGACCTGGAGAATGGACCCACCATGGACGTGGAGCTGTCCAGGGAGGACGCCCTGACGATGTACACGCAGATGCTGGAACTGCGCCGGTTCGAGACGGTGGCGGGCAACTACTACAAGGAGCGAAAAATCCGCGGCTTCTGCCATTTATACAACGGACAGGAGGCCGTGGCTGTTGGCATGAAGCAGCGTTTGCGGTCCTGCGACTCGGTCATAACGGCGTACCGGTGTCATGCCTGGACCTATTTAATGGGTGTTTCCCTTTACGAAATAATGGCGGAATTGTTCGGAGTCCGAACTGGATGCAGCCGGGGCAAAGGTGGCTCTATGCACATGTACAGCGATAAGTTCTATGGCGGCAACGGTATCGTTGGTGCCCAAGTTCCGCTCGGCGCCGGAATCGGCCTCGCCCACAGTTATCGCAAGGACAACGGCGTGTCGGTGGTCCTTTATGGTGATGGTGCCGCCAATCAGGGCCAGATCTTCGAGTCCTTCAACATGGCCAAGCTGTGGTGCTTGCCCTGCATTTTCGTCTGCGAGAACAATCACTACGGCATGGGCACCCACGCTAAGCGGGCCTCTGCCATGACGGAGTTCTACATGCGTGGCCAATATATCCCTGGTCTTTGGGTCGATGGCAATCAGGTGCTGGCCGTGCGCAGCGCCACCCAGTTCGCCGTGGAGCATGCCCTCAAACACGGACCCATTGTGCTCGAGATGAGCACCTATCGCTATGTGGGTCACTCCATGTCCGATCCGGGTACATCGTATCGCTCAAGGGAGGAAGTCCAAGCAACGAGGGAGAAACGCGATCCGATCACCAGTTTTCGCAGCCAGATCATCGCCTTGTGCCTCGCCGACGAGGAGGAGCTGAAGGCCCTGGATGATAAGACTAGGAAGCAGGTCGATAGCACTTGCAAGAAGGCCACCACCGACAGGGAGGTGGAACTTGATGAGCTGCACACCGATATCTATGCCAAGAATGTGGATGGTAAGATCCGCGGCGTGTCCGGATTCCATTTGGAGCACATCAAGCTGGCGGAGGTGTGCTTTGGCAAGCCGAAGAAGACGCCGGCCAGCGAGATCAATGACGTCCCAGTGGGCGCAGAGATTGACGTGGCCAAGGCCAAGGAACGGCTGGCCAAGCAGGATGCCAAGAAGGCCAAGGAAGCCAAAGGTGGCAACAAGAAGAGCGCGGACGCCAAGCAGCCCAAGGGCGAGGGCGACGATGGCGATAAGAAGGCAAAACCAGCCGCACAGCCGCCCACCAAGGCGCCACCTGCCCCCAAGAAGTAA